One genomic window of Ktedonobacteraceae bacterium includes the following:
- a CDS encoding glycosyltransferase, giving the protein MRVALVAPLVSTIAQPYLGGAQALLADLAQGLMRRGHSVTLFARNESFVPGIEIEPVAVPDDVEPADFSGPAQERPADTSFFTQANLFLDLFLQLQRRSAEFDLVHVHAFDWPAYACSTLIHDIPVLHTLHLPAVSPEINTALHVLDQQGHPVTLITVSHACAHTYEEFTPIDHVIYNGLDLDAIPFSPRPSKEAPLLFAGRIAPEKGVEAAIEIAEMAGYRLLIAGGIYDRRYYNESVAPRLQEAGERVTYLGQLERLALWKIMGQSLGLLFPIEWDEPFGLTAVESMATGTPVIAYRRGAAEEIIRHGETGFLVEEGERAHAAALVDDLFDIPRARCRAHVEANFALDEMIDAYERVYREAITNHEI; this is encoded by the coding sequence ATGAGAGTCGCTTTGGTTGCACCGCTTGTTTCCACTATTGCGCAGCCCTACCTGGGAGGAGCGCAGGCGCTGCTGGCCGACCTTGCGCAGGGATTGATGCGTCGTGGGCACAGTGTCACCTTGTTCGCACGCAATGAGTCCTTCGTCCCTGGAATCGAGATCGAGCCGGTGGCCGTGCCGGATGATGTCGAGCCTGCCGACTTTTCTGGGCCGGCGCAGGAACGACCGGCGGATACCAGCTTCTTCACGCAGGCAAATCTTTTCCTTGACCTTTTTCTCCAATTGCAGCGGCGCAGCGCCGAATTTGACCTGGTACACGTACACGCTTTCGATTGGCCCGCGTATGCATGCAGCACGTTGATTCACGATATCCCTGTCCTTCACACGCTGCACCTTCCGGCGGTCTCGCCTGAGATCAATACCGCTCTACATGTGCTGGATCAGCAGGGGCATCCCGTGACCTTGATAACCGTATCGCATGCCTGCGCGCATACCTACGAAGAATTCACCCCTATCGACCACGTGATTTATAATGGGCTGGACCTGGATGCCATCCCTTTCTCTCCCAGGCCCTCGAAGGAAGCGCCGCTGTTGTTCGCGGGCCGCATCGCGCCCGAAAAAGGGGTTGAGGCCGCCATTGAAATCGCGGAAATGGCCGGATACCGCCTGTTGATCGCCGGCGGCATCTATGACCGGCGCTACTATAATGAAAGCGTTGCCCCGCGCCTGCAAGAGGCCGGAGAGCGCGTAACCTACCTGGGCCAGCTGGAACGCCTGGCACTGTGGAAGATCATGGGACAATCGCTGGGCCTGCTTTTCCCTATCGAATGGGACGAGCCGTTTGGCTTGACCGCCGTTGAATCGATGGCTACCGGCACGCCCGTTATCGCCTACCGGCGTGGCGCGGCCGAGGAGATCATTCGTCACGGCGAAACCGGCTTCCTCGTCGAAGAGGGCGAACGAGCGCACGCCGCCGCCCTGGTCGATGACCTGTTCGACATCCCGCGCGCACGCTGTCGCGCCCACGTCGAAGCAAACTTCGCCCTGGATGAGATGATCGACGCGTATGAACGGGTGTATAGAGAGGCCATAACGAACCACGAGATTTGA
- a CDS encoding metalloregulator ArsR/SmtB family transcription factor — protein MEDKKDQPREQEQNELNLSSEEMKRLVVIGRALSDPTRIRILGLLAEHPMYGQELAKALDVTPPTVSHHLTPLVMAGLVQVRRENNYHYYELSSEGLEQLAESTQRIASRVFPHNPLPPRSDERARVVATFIQNGRLVSIPSQYKKRRYVMEELARSFEWGHLYDEKEVNAILKTFHEDVASLRREMIDQRIMMRENGRYWLVRPHD, from the coding sequence ATGGAAGACAAAAAAGATCAACCGCGAGAGCAGGAGCAAAACGAACTGAATCTCTCCTCCGAGGAGATGAAGCGGCTGGTGGTGATTGGGCGCGCGCTGTCGGACCCGACACGCATACGCATTCTGGGTCTGCTGGCGGAACACCCGATGTATGGGCAGGAACTGGCGAAGGCGCTGGATGTCACGCCGCCGACGGTTTCTCACCATCTTACGCCGCTGGTTATGGCCGGACTGGTGCAGGTCAGGCGCGAGAACAATTATCACTACTATGAACTGTCCAGTGAGGGGCTTGAGCAACTGGCCGAGAGTACGCAGCGTATCGCGAGCAGAGTGTTTCCACATAACCCGCTGCCTCCACGCAGCGATGAGCGTGCCCGTGTGGTGGCTACCTTTATTCAGAATGGCCGCCTGGTGAGCATTCCCTCACAGTACAAGAAGCGGCGCTACGTGATGGAAGAACTGGCGCGTTCATTCGAGTGGGGACATCTCTATGACGAAAAAGAGGTAAATGCCATCCTCAAGACATTTCACGAGGATGTCGCGAGCCTGCGCCGCGAGATGATCGATCAACGCATTATGATGCGCGAAAACGGTCGCTACTGGCTTGTGCGCCCGCATGATTGA
- the glnA gene encoding type I glutamate--ammonia ligase yields MAEQQDASARGRILATIDVERVRFVNLEFTDVVGMAKCVTIPVEQFPDCLEQGKWFDGSALEGFARVAESDMYLVPDLSTFAILPRQVRPQSSMPFLPQQSFNLFSDEDVVARVICHVRTPDGEYFDGDPRATLLRALDVAAAMGYDFRAAPELEFFLLQLEGKTPRPLPHDRGGYFDLSTDLASTVRRQMVQALQQMDILIDASHHEVAAGQHELDFEMNGALHIADSLVTAKYVLKAIAAQHNLYATFLPKPFYGVNGSGMHTHQQLIQRATGGNAFVDEHGELGLSDIGRYFIAGQLAHARGLCAILAPLVNSYKRLVSGYEAPVYINWGRVNREALIRVPRPDADPQSSTRIELRCCDPSCNPYLALAVMLRAGLDGIQHKLPLPPAMNESLFLRDESERQRHRSKLLPATLGEALEGLREDTLLREALGDSIYEGFIEAKTMEWSDYRKQVHEWELDRYLSVF; encoded by the coding sequence ATGGCGGAGCAGCAGGATGCAAGCGCACGCGGACGTATCCTGGCAACGATTGATGTCGAAAGGGTGCGCTTCGTAAACCTGGAATTTACCGATGTGGTTGGTATGGCAAAATGCGTGACGATTCCCGTTGAGCAGTTTCCTGATTGCCTCGAACAGGGAAAATGGTTCGATGGCTCTGCACTGGAAGGCTTTGCGCGCGTCGCCGAAAGCGATATGTACCTGGTTCCTGATCTGAGTACTTTTGCTATCTTGCCCAGGCAGGTACGACCGCAATCGTCTATGCCTTTCTTACCCCAGCAATCCTTTAACCTGTTCTCAGATGAGGATGTCGTAGCACGCGTGATCTGCCACGTGCGTACTCCTGACGGCGAATATTTTGATGGCGACCCACGGGCTACACTCTTACGCGCGCTAGATGTAGCTGCCGCGATGGGCTACGATTTCCGCGCGGCCCCCGAACTTGAGTTTTTTCTGCTGCAACTCGAGGGTAAAACTCCCAGGCCACTGCCTCATGATCGCGGAGGATACTTCGACCTGTCCACCGACCTGGCATCCACCGTCCGGCGGCAGATGGTGCAGGCGTTGCAGCAGATGGATATTCTTATTGATGCCAGCCATCACGAGGTAGCGGCAGGCCAGCACGAACTGGATTTTGAGATGAATGGCGCGCTACATATCGCCGATAGCCTGGTGACGGCAAAATATGTCTTAAAAGCTATTGCCGCGCAGCATAACCTGTATGCCACCTTCCTCCCCAAACCGTTCTACGGCGTGAATGGCTCAGGTATGCACACGCACCAGCAATTGATCCAGCGCGCGACGGGGGGTAATGCTTTTGTCGATGAGCATGGTGAGCTTGGACTTTCAGACATTGGGCGTTACTTCATCGCCGGCCAGCTGGCGCATGCGCGCGGATTGTGTGCGATACTTGCCCCCCTGGTAAATTCATACAAACGCCTCGTATCCGGCTATGAAGCCCCCGTATATATCAACTGGGGCAGGGTGAACCGCGAGGCGCTGATTCGCGTACCACGCCCTGATGCTGACCCACAATCTTCCACGCGCATCGAACTGCGCTGCTGCGATCCCAGTTGTAATCCCTACCTCGCACTCGCCGTCATGCTGCGTGCCGGCCTGGATGGCATACAGCACAAGTTGCCCTTACCTCCAGCTATGAATGAAAGCCTGTTCCTGCGCGACGAAAGCGAGCGGCAGCGCCATCGCTCCAAACTGCTGCCCGCCACCCTTGGCGAGGCGCTCGAAGGGTTGCGAGAAGACACTCTCCTGCGCGAGGCACTTGGCGATTCCATCTACGAAGGTTTCATCGAGGCCAAAACCATGGAATGGAGCGATTACCGCAAACAGGTTCACGAATGGGAACTGGATCGCTATCTTTCGGTCTTTTAA
- a CDS encoding pitrilysin family protein: MSTQQNLPPNYFYHQMPNGIEMIGQYMPSLSSITFGFQLDAAVINEPEDKQGLAHLFEYMLFQGTKQKDARALNEAFESLGARKGASTGLETSQVWAQIVNTKFDATLQLINELLLTSTFPREELEQMRNIVLQEIRRRDDEPMSRIFELVRAHFYRGTALSRPLLGSSESVQSLQRQDLRDFWKARYQPNNTLFAIAGKFDWDSVVQQMQELFGGWSGTASPSPEQRPQPAPSIAMEHQEGQQEHLALMFPFPNYTDPDYYAGLVVSEVLGGNMASRLFVEVREKRGLVYGISAGLASNKHIGAMRIYAGTTPEQGHECLQVIVDELRKLEQEGITADELERAKVQLKSENVMRSEGSAARMGAIARSWWYERKIHTIQEVKEAIDAVTQEQVLQVLRRFSPLHPLTVAAIGPLAQEELVGDIL; this comes from the coding sequence ATGAGTACACAGCAAAATCTGCCCCCAAACTATTTTTATCATCAAATGCCCAATGGAATCGAAATGATTGGCCAGTACATGCCCAGCCTCAGTTCGATTACTTTTGGCTTCCAGCTCGATGCCGCGGTCATCAACGAGCCGGAAGATAAACAGGGCCTTGCGCACCTTTTTGAATATATGCTGTTCCAGGGTACGAAGCAGAAGGATGCGCGCGCTTTGAACGAGGCTTTCGAGTCCCTGGGGGCGCGTAAAGGCGCCAGTACGGGCCTGGAGACATCGCAGGTATGGGCGCAGATCGTCAATACCAAATTTGATGCCACCCTGCAACTGATCAATGAGCTCCTGCTGACCTCTACATTCCCACGTGAAGAATTAGAGCAGATGCGCAACATTGTGCTGCAAGAGATTCGTCGCCGCGACGATGAGCCGATGAGCCGTATCTTTGAACTTGTGCGCGCTCATTTCTATCGCGGTACAGCCCTGAGCCGTCCATTGCTTGGTTCCTCAGAAAGCGTGCAATCCTTGCAGCGGCAGGATTTACGCGATTTTTGGAAAGCTCGCTACCAGCCCAACAACACGCTTTTCGCTATCGCCGGAAAGTTTGATTGGGATTCCGTCGTTCAGCAGATGCAGGAGTTGTTCGGCGGCTGGAGTGGAACAGCTTCCCCATCGCCGGAGCAACGGCCGCAACCGGCCCCCAGTATCGCTATGGAACACCAGGAAGGGCAGCAGGAGCACCTGGCCTTGATGTTCCCATTCCCCAACTATACCGATCCCGATTACTATGCCGGCCTGGTAGTGAGCGAGGTGCTTGGTGGAAACATGGCATCGCGCCTCTTTGTCGAAGTGCGTGAGAAACGCGGCCTCGTCTACGGAATCTCGGCAGGGCTGGCAAGCAATAAACATATCGGTGCCATGCGCATTTATGCCGGAACCACACCAGAGCAGGGGCATGAATGTCTCCAGGTCATCGTGGACGAACTGCGCAAATTGGAGCAGGAGGGCATCACCGCCGATGAACTTGAGCGTGCCAAAGTGCAGTTGAAGAGCGAGAACGTGATGCGCAGCGAAGGCTCCGCCGCGCGTATGGGAGCCATTGCCCGTTCCTGGTGGTACGAGCGCAAGATACATACCATCCAGGAGGTCAAAGAAGCCATAGATGCCGTAACCCAGGAGCAGGTGCTACAGGTGCTGCGCCGTTTCTCCCCATTGCATCCCTTAACGGTGGCCGCCATTGGCCCGCTCGCGCAGGAAGAACTGGTTGGGGATATACTCTAA
- a CDS encoding MFS transporter produces the protein MVYHSKQYIIRYRNSGGGMLRNRTLLAVSLVVCAAYTGIGMIGPVRVLYAQSRGASLTIIGTMSSAYLISNFLFQYPSGWLADRFGRKPMMLISLVAQAALSLAYLFITDPVLFVVLRFAEGIAAAAVVPSARALVADSVPPEQRGQAYGIFGAFFNTGFLLGPALGGLLATTGYATSFIGAVIFRLLAAVIVITMIRVRPRSGSSAEGQAVRIPFRKLFTLPLIAAYILVFGDWLYVGFDITLVPLWMHDHLGASVAIIGFSYMAWSIPNVILTPFTGRVADRVRRSLLVLIFGLAQVPLYVVYGLANTFMIILILFVVHGIVYSMVQPAVDAHLAASSGAEARGRVQGMYYAFGLFGGFIGSNGFSLLYGVNFRLPLFAIGTAFGICVLIGATLMRVSENRGLVAGPGKQYEELEQRIPGSLAEEVNIGFPEDS, from the coding sequence ATGGTGTATCATAGTAAGCAGTATATAATCCGATATAGAAACTCAGGAGGGGGAATGCTGCGGAATCGAACACTGCTGGCTGTTTCACTGGTTGTCTGCGCCGCCTATACAGGTATTGGCATGATAGGTCCTGTGCGCGTGCTTTACGCGCAATCGCGCGGGGCTTCTCTCACCATCATCGGAACGATGTCGTCGGCTTACCTGATCTCGAACTTTCTCTTCCAGTATCCCTCGGGCTGGCTCGCCGATCGTTTCGGGCGCAAGCCAATGATGCTGATCAGTCTCGTGGCACAGGCCGCGCTCTCGCTGGCATACCTGTTCATCACCGATCCTGTTTTGTTCGTGGTCTTGCGCTTTGCCGAAGGCATTGCCGCGGCTGCAGTCGTGCCATCCGCTCGCGCGCTGGTCGCGGACAGCGTTCCGCCTGAGCAGCGCGGCCAGGCGTATGGAATATTCGGGGCGTTTTTCAATACCGGTTTTCTGCTGGGCCCGGCGCTTGGTGGACTGCTGGCCACTACAGGATATGCCACCAGCTTCATAGGCGCGGTCATCTTCCGCCTGCTCGCGGCTGTTATTGTTATCACTATGATCCGAGTGCGCCCCCGCAGTGGGTCATCGGCAGAAGGGCAAGCTGTACGTATTCCCTTCCGCAAGCTCTTCACGCTGCCGTTGATCGCCGCGTACATCCTGGTATTTGGAGACTGGCTGTACGTTGGTTTCGATATTACGCTGGTGCCGCTCTGGATGCACGACCACCTGGGCGCGTCGGTCGCGATCATCGGTTTTTCCTACATGGCCTGGTCGATACCCAACGTTATTTTGACGCCTTTCACCGGGCGGGTAGCCGACCGCGTGCGCCGTTCGCTACTGGTACTGATCTTCGGGCTGGCCCAGGTACCGCTCTATGTTGTCTATGGCCTCGCCAATACCTTTATGATCATCCTGATCCTGTTCGTCGTCCATGGCATCGTCTATTCAATGGTGCAACCGGCGGTGGATGCGCATCTTGCCGCCTCATCGGGCGCTGAGGCACGCGGCAGGGTACAGGGGATGTATTACGCCTTCGGGCTGTTCGGTGGCTTCATTGGCTCCAACGGGTTCAGCCTGCTGTATGGAGTAAACTTCCGCCTGCCACTTTTCGCGATAGGCACCGCGTTCGGCATCTGCGTCCTTATCGGTGCTACCTTGATGCGCGTCTCCGAGAATCGCGGGCTGGTCGCCGGTCCGGGGAAGCAATACGAGGAACTGGAACAGCGCATTCCAGGCTCGCTTGCCGAAGAGGTGAATATCGGCTTCCCGGAGGACAGCTAG
- a CDS encoding helix-turn-helix domain-containing protein, with product MTQAELAKRLGVSQAQVARMEKRGYDAYTLNSLRRYVKALGEGFELEVAVREPSRPRS from the coding sequence ATTACCCAGGCAGAGCTTGCTAAACGGCTTGGTGTTTCGCAAGCGCAGGTGGCGCGTATGGAGAAGCGAGGCTATGATGCCTATACCCTCAACAGTTTGCGCCGCTATGTGAAAGCATTGGGCGAGGGATTTGAGCTTGAAGTTGCAGTGCGTGAGCCTTCTCGCCCCAGGTCTTGA
- a CDS encoding DUF983 domain-containing protein: MLLADLRVIYFSASERKTTIRQGKSLNLTTVGFWTILQRALLLRCPRCGKGKIFRRWFASYERCQVCNFVFEREEGFYTGAIAINLVVSELIVTAVVIPVAVWAALTPGVPAIPIFIAISPLPVILPFIFFRLTKSLWIGLAFWLDPPHRNDSGRLR; the protein is encoded by the coding sequence ATGCTTCTCGCAGACTTGCGCGTGATATACTTTAGTGCAAGTGAACGAAAGACAACTATTCGCCAGGGAAAAAGCTTGAATTTGACAACGGTTGGGTTCTGGACAATTTTGCAGAGGGCGCTGCTCCTGCGCTGCCCCAGGTGTGGCAAGGGGAAAATATTTAGGCGCTGGTTTGCATCATACGAACGCTGCCAGGTGTGCAACTTTGTGTTTGAACGCGAAGAGGGCTTCTACACGGGCGCAATCGCCATCAACCTGGTCGTCAGCGAGTTGATAGTGACGGCGGTCGTTATTCCCGTCGCGGTATGGGCTGCCCTGACTCCCGGCGTTCCGGCCATACCCATCTTCATTGCTATCTCACCCTTGCCGGTGATCCTGCCGTTCATCTTCTTCCGCCTCACTAAATCATTATGGATAGGCCTCGCGTTCTGGCTCGACCCTCCTCACAGGAATGACAGTGGGAGACTGCGGTAA
- a CDS encoding acyl-CoA dehydrogenase family protein codes for MDFSLTEEQKMVQQTVRRFVERELMPLEKEVLQNEGKYPNGIEPGRYHSLQMKAKEMGFWGINTPEEYGGANLGAVMTALIMMETGKTLVPFAFGGSADNILYHGNAQQKEEYLIPTIEGKRKSCFALTEPGAGSDPSAIRTTAVKDGNHWVINGQKVFITGGNEADFAMVFAVTDRNKPPQKGGVTCFLVDRSMGWTSRPVPTMGGWSPAELFFEDVRVPEDHVLGEVGYGFSLGMQWIGQGRWLIASRCVGTAERLLQMAIDYARQRVTFGQPIADRQAIQWMIADSAVEIEATRWLALHAAWKVDQGLDNRHEASMAKLYGSNMANRVVDRVMQIHGGMGYTREMPIERWYRDLRVTRIYEGTDEIQHFIIARDLLKGYVKLGAWE; via the coding sequence ATGGATTTCTCCCTCACCGAAGAACAGAAAATGGTACAGCAAACAGTACGACGGTTTGTTGAGCGCGAACTGATGCCCCTCGAAAAGGAGGTGCTGCAAAATGAAGGAAAATACCCCAACGGCATTGAGCCGGGACGCTATCATTCACTACAAATGAAGGCTAAAGAGATGGGTTTCTGGGGTATCAATACGCCTGAAGAATACGGCGGCGCCAACCTGGGCGCGGTCATGACGGCGTTGATCATGATGGAAACCGGCAAAACCCTGGTTCCTTTCGCCTTTGGGGGCAGCGCCGATAATATCCTTTATCATGGCAACGCGCAGCAGAAGGAAGAATATCTCATTCCCACCATCGAGGGGAAACGCAAGTCATGCTTCGCGCTGACCGAGCCAGGCGCGGGTTCCGATCCCTCGGCCATCCGCACCACCGCCGTTAAGGATGGCAACCACTGGGTCATCAATGGACAGAAAGTATTTATCACCGGCGGCAACGAGGCCGATTTCGCGATGGTCTTCGCCGTCACGGACCGCAACAAGCCCCCACAGAAAGGTGGCGTTACCTGCTTCCTGGTGGATCGCTCAATGGGCTGGACATCGCGCCCCGTACCGACCATGGGTGGCTGGTCGCCGGCGGAACTGTTTTTCGAGGATGTGCGCGTGCCGGAAGATCACGTGTTAGGAGAAGTAGGCTACGGTTTCTCACTGGGTATGCAGTGGATCGGCCAGGGGCGATGGCTGATTGCCTCGCGCTGTGTCGGCACAGCCGAGCGCCTGCTACAGATGGCAATCGATTACGCCCGGCAGCGCGTGACCTTCGGCCAGCCGATTGCCGACCGCCAGGCCATCCAGTGGATGATCGCCGATTCCGCCGTCGAAATCGAGGCGACCAGGTGGCTGGCGCTGCACGCGGCCTGGAAAGTCGACCAGGGCCTGGATAACCGCCACGAGGCCAGCATGGCAAAACTGTACGGCTCCAATATGGCGAACCGCGTGGTAGATCGCGTGATGCAGATTCACGGCGGTATGGGCTATACCCGCGAGATGCCCATTGAACGCTGGTACCGCGACCTGCGTGTTACGCGTATCTACGAGGGCACGGACGAGATCCAGCATTTCATCATCGCGCGCGATTTGCTCAAGGGATACGTGAAGCTGGGGGCCTGGGAGTAG
- a CDS encoding ester cyclase yields the protein MREEEYTIPQMVDEVRAGKMPRRQFMKKLAHMGITAAGIGAIAAVASIPTASGPITSAPVIEDGTDHLQLHDQHLQNQTSGNTGALQNDYHENAIVEDSMYPQPFVGRAAIMARKGTGMAAIPDLQIQVVNRVVHGNQVSVEWIATGTHSGDFPGLPASGRSFSIQGVTVVVRENGKITRESLYYDMAEVRRQLGRFNP from the coding sequence ATGCGAGAAGAAGAATACACCATCCCCCAGATGGTAGACGAAGTGCGAGCGGGGAAAATGCCGCGCCGCCAGTTCATGAAGAAGCTGGCGCATATGGGCATCACTGCCGCGGGCATTGGAGCGATAGCCGCGGTCGCGTCTATTCCAACTGCCTCAGGGCCAATCACCAGCGCGCCCGTGATAGAAGATGGAACCGATCACCTGCAGCTGCATGACCAGCACCTTCAAAATCAAACCAGCGGCAATACAGGCGCTTTGCAGAATGACTACCACGAAAATGCTATCGTGGAAGATAGTATGTATCCGCAACCATTTGTCGGTCGCGCCGCCATCATGGCCCGCAAGGGTACCGGCATGGCCGCCATTCCCGATTTACAGATTCAGGTTGTGAACCGCGTTGTGCATGGTAACCAGGTGAGTGTCGAGTGGATCGCGACCGGCACGCACTCAGGCGACTTCCCAGGCCTTCCGGCCTCAGGGCGTTCTTTCTCCATCCAGGGCGTCACAGTTGTCGTTCGAGAGAATGGCAAGATCACACGCGAATCGCTCTATTACGATATGGCGGAAGTTCGCCGCCAGCTCGGCCGGTTTAATCCATAG
- a CDS encoding winged helix-turn-helix domain-containing protein, which translates to MSAFKSNDDIDAIPVLPDDVPVEMPQLPPRMTIETVQQFKAFGDPTRRRILGIIQNSPATAKQIAERLGATPGAIGHHLHVLEAAGLAKVVARRLTRGIVANYYTRTARIFDFHLSRDMAGESPGLDIFTNVRNELIEAIDSGEEDPLLYDGFPRVRLSPKRASYYQERLEALVEDILHEKPDPDGKVYSIFVAMFIAPPYLQGPATFTPAAPEFTLSDENE; encoded by the coding sequence ATGAGCGCATTCAAAAGCAACGATGACATCGATGCCATTCCAGTTCTGCCTGATGATGTACCTGTTGAGATGCCCCAACTGCCACCGAGAATGACGATTGAGACTGTACAGCAATTCAAGGCTTTCGGCGACCCCACGCGCAGGCGTATTCTGGGTATTATCCAGAACTCGCCGGCCACGGCCAAGCAGATCGCCGAGCGGCTGGGAGCGACACCCGGCGCTATCGGCCATCACCTGCACGTGCTTGAGGCAGCAGGATTGGCGAAAGTGGTTGCCAGGAGGCTCACACGTGGCATCGTCGCGAATTACTACACGCGCACGGCCCGTATCTTTGACTTTCACCTCTCACGGGATATGGCCGGAGAATCCCCTGGCCTCGATATATTCACCAATGTTCGTAACGAGCTGATCGAAGCCATAGATAGCGGCGAGGAAGATCCTTTGCTTTATGATGGATTCCCGCGTGTCCGGCTCTCGCCCAAACGCGCAAGCTATTATCAAGAGCGGCTCGAAGCGCTGGTCGAGGATATTTTGCACGAAAAGCCCGACCCTGACGGCAAGGTTTATAGTATCTTCGTTGCTATGTTTATAGCGCCTCCTTACCTGCAAGGACCGGCTACATTTACACCTGCTGCACCGGAATTTACGTTGTCTGACGAAAACGAGTGA
- a CDS encoding MFS transporter, with protein MATNNHGFPQPARRLSSDFWKYWTGQTISNLGSSVTLFALPLLVFKITGSALNLGITTAAEFLPYLLFGLILGAWTDRVDRKRMMIAVDVGRALIIASIPAMAIAGLLTVWWIYIVGFVQSTLTICFEAGQFAAIPGLVNQDDLVTANGRIQASYSAAQVIGPLLAGLLVTVMPLAMLMAVDAFSFLVSSFSLALIRASFNTGAKRASASIGRDVIEGLRYVLGHPVLRNISLMMAMVNFVSVTTGAQLVLFARHQLQAGDVQISLLYSASSIGVVVLSLSAGLLRKRWSFSTVALGALMTEGLLTIVFSQMRWYWLALPLWALMSGLGILFNINTSSLRQAIVPNHMLGRVISIASVLAWSAIPLGSIAGGYAITLTNNVALVYAVIGILVFLIPFSFSFTPLGHAQRYISAHNPATQAETETAVNASAPEPTDGTYSSDTSPA; from the coding sequence ATGGCAACCAACAATCACGGCTTTCCCCAGCCCGCCCGGCGCCTGAGTAGCGATTTCTGGAAATACTGGACGGGGCAGACGATCTCGAATCTGGGTAGTTCGGTTACCCTCTTCGCGCTACCCTTGCTGGTCTTCAAAATCACCGGCTCGGCGCTCAATCTTGGCATTACGACCGCCGCCGAATTTTTGCCCTACCTGCTCTTCGGGCTGATCCTTGGCGCGTGGACGGACCGCGTAGACCGCAAGCGCATGATGATCGCGGTCGATGTCGGGCGCGCGCTGATCATCGCATCGATTCCCGCCATGGCCATCGCGGGCCTGCTTACCGTGTGGTGGATATACATCGTGGGATTTGTGCAGTCGACGCTCACCATCTGCTTCGAGGCCGGGCAATTTGCCGCAATACCGGGGCTGGTCAATCAAGATGACCTGGTGACGGCGAACGGGCGCATCCAGGCCAGCTATTCCGCCGCGCAGGTAATCGGGCCATTGCTGGCCGGCCTGCTGGTGACGGTGATGCCGCTGGCGATGCTCATGGCTGTTGATGCCTTCTCGTTTCTGGTTTCATCCTTTTCGCTGGCATTGATACGTGCCAGCTTCAATACCGGCGCGAAACGCGCATCCGCCAGCATTGGCCGCGACGTTATCGAGGGGTTGCGTTACGTCCTGGGCCATCCCGTCTTGCGCAATATCTCGCTGATGATGGCAATGGTCAACTTCGTAAGCGTAACAACCGGTGCTCAACTCGTGCTATTCGCCCGGCATCAATTGCAGGCCGGTGATGTCCAGATAAGCCTGTTGTACTCAGCATCGAGCATCGGAGTTGTGGTTCTCTCGTTATCGGCGGGATTGTTGCGCAAGCGCTGGTCGTTCAGTACCGTTGCGTTGGGCGCGTTGATGACCGAGGGGTTGCTGACAATCGTGTTCTCGCAGATGCGCTGGTACTGGCTCGCCTTGCCACTATGGGCATTGATGAGTGGGCTGGGCATCCTCTTCAATATCAATACGAGTAGCCTGCGGCAGGCTATTGTGCCGAACCACATGCTGGGGCGCGTGATAAGCATTGCCAGCGTACTGGCCTGGTCGGCTATCCCACTGGGTAGTATTGCCGGAGGCTACGCGATTACTTTGACAAACAATGTAGCGCTGGTCTATGCGGTCATTGGGATACTCGTCTTCCTTATTCCCTTTTCGTTCTCTTTCACCCCGCTCGGCCATGCCCAACGTTATATTTCTGCGCACAACCCCGCGACTCAGGCAGAAACGGAGACTGCTGTTAATGCATCCGCTCCCGAACCAACAGATGGTACCTATTCATCAGATACATCTCCTGCATGA